A portion of the Anoxybacillus gonensis genome contains these proteins:
- the dapB gene encoding 4-hydroxy-tetrahydrodipicolinate reductase, producing the protein MIRIVIAGPRGRMGREAVSLVHHTEHFELVAVVDRMNEGKTLAELDGFPAIEAPIFTDLERCLQTVQADVLIDLTTPEVGKRHTEIALRYGVRPVVGTTGFTEDDLARLTKIAEEKKIGAIIAPNFAIGAILMMKFAQMAAKYFPHVEIIELHHDQKLDAPSGTALKTAQLIQQVRSSFMQGHHAEKETIEGARGALYDGMRIHSVRLPGLVAHQEVIFGGDGQTLTIRHDSFNRASFMSGVRFSVETVMKLETLVYGLEHLIE; encoded by the coding sequence ATGATTCGAATTGTCATTGCTGGACCACGTGGACGAATGGGACGAGAAGCTGTTTCCCTCGTTCATCATACAGAACATTTTGAACTTGTGGCGGTTGTAGACCGAATGAACGAAGGAAAAACGTTAGCGGAACTTGACGGCTTTCCTGCGATAGAAGCGCCAATTTTTACAGATTTAGAACGGTGCTTGCAAACGGTACAAGCCGATGTGCTCATTGATTTGACAACGCCGGAAGTGGGAAAACGTCATACAGAAATAGCATTGCGTTATGGCGTTCGACCTGTTGTTGGCACGACAGGATTTACAGAAGATGATTTAGCACGTTTAACAAAAATAGCGGAAGAGAAAAAAATAGGTGCGATTATTGCGCCAAACTTTGCGATCGGTGCCATTTTAATGATGAAATTTGCGCAAATGGCGGCCAAATATTTTCCTCACGTAGAAATCATTGAACTTCATCACGATCAAAAGCTTGATGCTCCATCCGGTACAGCGTTAAAAACAGCTCAGCTCATTCAGCAAGTACGCTCTTCGTTTATGCAAGGGCATCATGCGGAAAAAGAGACGATCGAAGGTGCTCGCGGTGCATTATATGATGGCATGCGCATTCATAGTGTTCGCTTGCCGGGGCTTGTGGCGCATCAAGAAGTCATTTTTGGTGGCGATGGACAGACGCTCACCATTCGTCATGATTCGTTTAACCGCGCATCGTTTATGTCAGGCGTTCGCTTTTCTGTTGAAACGGTGATGAAGCTAGAAACGCTCGTATATGGATTAGAGCATTTAATTGAATAA
- a CDS encoding nucleotide pyrophosphohydrolase produces MEKTMRQLQQEVDEYIGQFKEGYFSPLAMLARLTEELGELAREVNHYYGEKPKKKTEQEKTIQEELGDLLFVLICMANSLHIDLQEAHDAVMHKFQTRDRDRWTRKEEER; encoded by the coding sequence ATGGAAAAAACGATGCGACAACTGCAACAAGAAGTGGACGAATACATTGGACAGTTTAAAGAAGGATATTTTAGCCCGCTAGCGATGCTCGCCCGTTTAACGGAAGAATTGGGGGAACTCGCTCGTGAAGTCAACCATTATTATGGAGAAAAACCAAAAAAGAAAACGGAGCAAGAAAAAACGATTCAAGAAGAACTAGGTGATTTATTGTTTGTCCTTATATGCATGGCGAATTCGTTACATATCGATTTACAAGAAGCACATGATGCGGTCATGCATAAATTTCAAACGCGAGATCGCGATCGTTGGACAAGAAAGGAAGAGGAACGATGA
- a CDS encoding YitT family protein: protein MKLKNVAFILLGSAIFAFGLVHFNMENKLAEGGFTGITLLLYFLFGIDPSISNLVLNIPLFFIGWKLLGRTTFFYTILGTVSLSVFLWIFQRYGFHIPLNNDLTLAALFAGVFIGVGLGIIFRYGGTTGGVDIIARLVYKYKGISMGKTMFLFDSCVIFLSLLTYLPYREGMYTLVAVFVGARVIDFLQEGAYAAKGATIISEKSDLISEKIMTEMERGVTILKGIGSYTKRERDVLYCVVAKNELSRLKAIITSVDPYAFVAISDVHDVHGEGFTLDENKQPLHE, encoded by the coding sequence ATGAAGCTGAAAAATGTAGCATTTATTTTACTAGGCTCGGCTATTTTTGCGTTTGGACTTGTCCATTTCAATATGGAAAATAAATTAGCAGAAGGCGGGTTTACAGGAATTACCCTTCTTTTATACTTTTTGTTTGGGATCGATCCTTCGATTTCGAACTTAGTATTGAATATTCCTCTCTTTTTTATCGGGTGGAAATTGCTCGGACGGACGACGTTTTTTTATACGATTCTCGGAACGGTTAGTTTATCTGTCTTTCTTTGGATTTTTCAACGATACGGATTTCACATTCCGTTAAATAACGACCTCACATTAGCCGCTTTGTTTGCTGGTGTTTTTATCGGGGTCGGTCTCGGTATTATTTTCCGCTATGGAGGAACAACAGGCGGTGTCGATATTATCGCTCGGCTCGTTTATAAATATAAAGGCATTAGTATGGGAAAAACGATGTTTCTATTTGACTCGTGCGTCATTTTTCTCTCGTTGCTTACGTATTTACCTTATCGTGAAGGGATGTATACGCTCGTTGCGGTGTTTGTCGGTGCGCGCGTCATCGACTTTTTACAAGAAGGAGCATACGCAGCAAAAGGGGCAACCATTATTTCTGAAAAAAGCGACTTAATTTCCGAAAAAATTATGACAGAAATGGAACGAGGGGTTACGATTTTAAAAGGAATCGGCTCTTACACAAAACGTGAACGAGATGTTTTATATTGCGTCGTAGCGAAAAACGAATTATCCCGTTTAAAAGCGATCATCACGTCCGTTGATCCGTATGCGTTCGTTGCGATTAGCGATGTGCATGATGTGCACGGTGAAGGATTTACGTTAGATGAAAATAAACAACCGCTACATGAATAA
- the ypjB gene encoding sporulation protein YpjB, giving the protein MRIRLVVMFIIIYLFPYTVYATGHEWDKLDQISDEALQLTKNDRLQEAKQLLEYFEQQFTLFREDIHSMDVIYVLTATHEEALKAVTASSVPMEQRINQLTQFRLAVDAVHAKHQPLWKEMRNAVMSAFDKMKQAMEREDEQSFQQAFHQFLQQYQLIEPSVKINGDREQVQRVSAHISLLEAPAFRQLHATERMKELRQMEEDLQALFADGKKETALPSLWWVMTSIGGMIVMTLTYVGWRKYRGEKERKMVRDKQ; this is encoded by the coding sequence ATGCGCATTCGACTCGTCGTGATGTTTATCATCATTTATTTATTTCCGTATACAGTATATGCAACCGGTCATGAATGGGACAAACTAGATCAAATTTCTGACGAAGCGCTTCAGCTAACAAAAAATGACCGTTTGCAAGAAGCAAAGCAGTTATTAGAATACTTTGAACAACAATTCACATTGTTTCGTGAAGATATTCATTCGATGGATGTTATATATGTGTTAACAGCTACACACGAAGAAGCGCTGAAAGCGGTCACAGCATCGAGTGTACCGATGGAACAACGAATCAACCAATTGACACAATTTCGGCTTGCGGTCGATGCTGTTCACGCTAAACATCAACCTCTTTGGAAAGAAATGAGAAATGCTGTCATGTCCGCGTTTGACAAGATGAAACAAGCGATGGAGCGAGAAGACGAACAATCGTTTCAACAAGCGTTTCATCAATTTTTACAACAATACCAACTCATTGAACCGAGCGTGAAAATTAACGGTGATCGTGAACAAGTACAACGTGTATCTGCCCATATTTCTCTTTTGGAAGCGCCTGCTTTTCGTCAATTGCATGCAACAGAGCGAATGAAAGAGTTGCGGCAAATGGAAGAAGATTTACAAGCGTTGTTTGCGGATGGAAAAAAAGAAACGGCACTTCCTTCACTTTGGTGGGTGATGACGTCGATCGGTGGCATGATCGTGATGACGTTAACGTATGTAGGGTGGCGAAAATACCGTGGTGAAAAAGAACGAAAAATGGTAAGGGATAAACAATAA
- a CDS encoding DUF1405 domain-containing protein, whose protein sequence is MLHIRTLLMHRSFLMLLLIVNVIGTIYGYIWYGPQLSETPTIFLPFVPDSPTASLFFVFVLMAWLRHTHWPFMEALAVVTLVKYGIWAVVMNMLVFVVTGQLGFAGWMLVISHGAMAVQALLYAPHYRMSFVHVVVAAIWTLHNDVIDYVFGMMPQYHMLAQYTSQIGYFTFWLSIASIAVAYIFSHRR, encoded by the coding sequence ATGCTACACATACGTACTTTGTTAATGCATCGGTCGTTTCTTATGCTTTTGTTAATCGTGAATGTCATTGGAACGATTTACGGTTACATATGGTACGGACCGCAATTGTCGGAAACGCCAACGATCTTTCTTCCGTTTGTCCCAGATAGTCCGACAGCGAGCTTATTTTTCGTATTTGTTTTAATGGCGTGGCTTCGTCATACGCATTGGCCGTTTATGGAAGCATTAGCCGTTGTGACGCTTGTGAAATATGGCATTTGGGCGGTTGTGATGAATATGCTTGTATTTGTTGTGACTGGCCAGCTCGGCTTTGCAGGGTGGATGCTCGTTATCTCGCACGGAGCGATGGCGGTGCAAGCGTTGTTGTATGCTCCACACTATCGCATGTCGTTCGTTCATGTTGTTGTCGCAGCCATTTGGACGTTGCATAACGACGTCATTGATTACGTGTTTGGCATGATGCCACAATATCACATGTTAGCGCAATATACGTCACAAATCGGCTACTTTACGTTTTGGCTCAGCATCGCTTCTATTGCCGTTGCGTACATTTTTTCACATCGGCGATAA
- a CDS encoding menaquinol-cytochrome c reductase cytochrome b/c subunit yields MHRGKGMKFVGDSRVPAMRKPNIPKDYSEYPGKTEAFWPNFLLKEWMVGSVFLIGFLCLTVAHPSPLERIADPTDTSYIPLPDWYFLFLYQLLKYSFASGPYTVVGAIIIPGLAFGALLLAPFLDRGPERRPSKRPVAVGMMLLTLAAIIFLTWESVVTHDWEAAAEQGKIRAEVDIDKNAEGYKILEANTCLTCHGENLQGGPAAPSLVGTGLSPEEIADIAKNGKGGMPGGIFKGTDEELQKLAEFVAGLKAE; encoded by the coding sequence ATGCATCGCGGAAAAGGGATGAAATTTGTCGGCGACTCGCGCGTACCTGCAATGCGCAAGCCGAACATTCCGAAAGACTATTCCGAATATCCGGGGAAAACAGAGGCGTTTTGGCCGAACTTTTTATTAAAAGAATGGATGGTCGGCTCCGTCTTTTTAATCGGCTTTTTATGTTTAACCGTTGCGCATCCGTCGCCGCTTGAGCGAATTGCGGATCCGACAGATACAAGTTATATTCCGCTTCCAGACTGGTACTTCTTATTCTTATACCAACTATTGAAGTACTCATTTGCATCTGGTCCATATACAGTTGTTGGAGCGATTATTATTCCTGGACTTGCATTTGGTGCGTTATTGCTTGCACCGTTTTTAGATCGTGGTCCAGAGCGTCGTCCATCAAAACGTCCAGTTGCTGTCGGAATGATGTTGCTTACGCTCGCGGCAATCATTTTCTTAACATGGGAATCTGTCGTCACGCACGACTGGGAAGCAGCGGCTGAACAAGGAAAAATTCGTGCGGAAGTAGACATTGACAAAAATGCAGAAGGATATAAAATTTTAGAAGCAAATACATGTTTAACGTGTCACGGTGAAAACTTGCAAGGAGGTCCGGCAGCACCATCGCTCGTTGGCACAGGATTATCTCCAGAAGAAATTGCTGACATTGCGAAAAATGGTAAAGGTGGCATGCCAGGCGGGATTTTCAAAGGCACAGATGAAGAATTGCAAAAACTTGCAGAGTTTGTCGCTGGTTTAAAAGCAGAATAA
- the qcrB gene encoding menaquinol-cytochrome c reductase cytochrome b subunit — protein sequence MLNKIYDWVDERLDITPLWRDIADHEVPEHVNPAHHFSAFVYCFGGLTFFVTVIQILSGMFLTMYYVPDIKNAWESVYYLQNEVAFGQIVRGMHHWGASLVIVMMFLHTLRVFFQGAYKKPRELNWIVGVLIFMVMMGLGFTGYLLPWDMKALFATKVGLQIAEATPVIGPAIKTLLAGHHEIVGAQTLTRFFAIHVFFLPGALLGLMAAHFLMIRKQGISGPL from the coding sequence ATGCTTAATAAGATTTATGATTGGGTTGACGAACGGCTAGATATTACGCCTTTGTGGCGCGATATCGCAGACCATGAAGTGCCAGAGCACGTAAACCCTGCGCATCACTTTTCTGCGTTTGTTTACTGCTTTGGTGGATTAACATTTTTCGTGACAGTCATTCAAATTTTATCTGGTATGTTTTTAACGATGTATTACGTACCAGATATTAAAAACGCTTGGGAATCTGTTTATTACTTACAAAACGAAGTAGCATTTGGACAAATTGTGCGCGGCATGCATCACTGGGGAGCAAGTCTCGTTATTGTGATGATGTTTTTACATACGTTGCGCGTATTTTTCCAAGGTGCTTACAAAAAGCCACGTGAATTAAACTGGATCGTTGGCGTACTTATTTTTATGGTAATGATGGGTCTTGGTTTCACAGGCTACTTATTACCTTGGGATATGAAAGCGCTCTTTGCGACAAAAGTAGGATTGCAAATTGCTGAAGCGACACCAGTCATCGGTCCAGCGATTAAAACGTTATTAGCAGGTCATCACGAAATCGTTGGGGCACAAACGTTAACGCGCTTCTTTGCGATTCACGTCTTCTTCTTGCCTGGAGCGTTATTAGGATTAATGGCTGCACACTTCTTAATGATTCGAAAACAAGGAATTTCTGGTCCACTGTAA
- a CDS encoding ubiquinol-cytochrome c reductase iron-sulfur subunit gives MSEKKHRVSRRQFLNYTLTGVGGFMAAGILSPMVRFALDPILKEEAGQDMVAVAQVKDITTEPQRFDFKVKVKDAWYESEEPRSAWVFKDEKGDIVALSPICKHLGCTVNWNGEKSNPNRFFCPCHYGLYEKDGTNVPNTPPPAPLDRYEYEVKDGTLYLGKAKPRGEA, from the coding sequence ATGAGCGAGAAAAAGCATCGCGTGTCAAGACGGCAATTTTTAAACTACACGTTAACAGGTGTAGGTGGATTTATGGCAGCTGGCATTTTATCACCGATGGTGCGCTTTGCCTTAGATCCAATCTTGAAAGAAGAAGCTGGGCAAGATATGGTTGCAGTTGCCCAAGTGAAAGACATCACGACAGAGCCACAGCGCTTTGACTTTAAAGTAAAAGTAAAAGACGCGTGGTACGAATCAGAAGAGCCAAGATCGGCTTGGGTATTTAAAGATGAAAAAGGGGATATCGTTGCGCTATCACCAATTTGTAAACATCTTGGCTGTACGGTGAACTGGAACGGTGAAAAAAGCAATCCGAACCGTTTCTTCTGTCCTTGTCACTACGGTTTATATGAAAAGGACGGAACGAACGTGCCAAACACGCCACCACCAGCTCCATTAGACCGTTACGAATACGAAGTAAAAGATGGCACGTTGTATTTAGGGAAAGCGAAACCACGAGGGGAGGCGTAA
- a CDS encoding YpiF family protein: MKWTAKDVDMYHQAKEYVDTALVPCIPIGSTNMKAFAEMSEHTLFITNEVERQFKGRVMLFPPLTYFVQEQIQARVHEWTNVLKQAGFQHVCFVTSHADIADESFIYVPALPLEHADEAYKQKVVRQQVEQVMDALVAKWTLKN, from the coding sequence ATGAAATGGACAGCAAAAGATGTGGACATGTATCATCAAGCAAAAGAGTATGTTGATACAGCGCTCGTTCCGTGTATACCGATAGGAAGCACAAACATGAAAGCGTTTGCTGAAATGAGCGAGCATACGTTGTTTATTACAAATGAAGTAGAAAGACAGTTTAAAGGGAGGGTGATGTTATTTCCACCATTGACATATTTCGTGCAAGAACAAATACAAGCGCGCGTGCATGAATGGACAAACGTACTTAAACAAGCGGGATTTCAGCATGTATGTTTTGTCACTTCACATGCAGACATCGCTGATGAGTCGTTTATTTATGTGCCAGCGCTTCCACTTGAACATGCAGATGAAGCATATAAGCAAAAAGTTGTTCGTCAACAAGTGGAACAAGTGATGGATGCGTTAGTCGCAAAATGGACGTTAAAAAATTAG
- a CDS encoding ReoY family proteolytic degradation factor, translated as MVSVREKKEFVRWFLNNYQLKRRECVWILNYLLSHDALMEKVHFVEHAEYCPRGMMMSTHCVDDVPFRFYKQNVITTDAEKSFHDIRLNRDEDIFIQLNFRGAFHSPQYVAVLEENPYMPKRVNKQDEQLVETIVHQSIQHFQRQKIMRLIDEALDQQDEQKFRELTEQLKALR; from the coding sequence ATGGTTTCTGTCCGGGAGAAAAAAGAGTTCGTGCGCTGGTTTTTGAATAATTACCAATTAAAACGGCGCGAATGTGTATGGATTTTAAACTATTTACTTAGCCATGATGCGCTGATGGAAAAAGTGCATTTTGTAGAACATGCTGAATATTGCCCGCGCGGCATGATGATGTCGACGCATTGTGTCGACGACGTACCGTTTCGGTTTTATAAGCAAAACGTCATTACGACGGATGCAGAAAAATCGTTTCATGACATTCGTTTAAACCGCGATGAAGATATTTTCATTCAACTAAATTTTCGCGGTGCTTTTCATTCGCCACAATATGTGGCGGTGCTTGAAGAAAATCCGTACATGCCAAAGCGGGTGAATAAACAAGATGAACAGCTGGTGGAAACAATCGTTCATCAATCGATTCAACATTTCCAACGGCAAAAAATTATGCGATTAATTGACGAGGCGCTTGATCAGCAAGATGAACAAAAATTTCGCGAGCTGACTGAACAATTAAAAGCGTTGCGTTAA
- a CDS encoding tetratricopeptide repeat protein: MGKLDEIVQLVEQGDVERALALVEQVKQNGSDEERYMLADHLFSWGFLEEAEALVHLLLARYPDERELQLFLAEIYTEMDKEEEALELLIDIEEDDPYYVRACLLMADLYQMQGLDEVSEQKLLKAYEKMPNEPLVQFALAELYFTSGQYQKSLPYYEQVMKQTKTMAGTVLAQRMAEAYSLLGEFEQAMVYYEQALNERFDAHTLFQYGFTAYQAEAYKTAIAKLSELKALDREYVPLYLFLAKSYEQEGDIQQSYEIAKEGLTIDEWNKELLVYAGKIALKLGKREEAIEYIEQALHIDPGYLEALFIQTSLLFHEERYEDVVRIIQQALDQGEYDPQFEWELAKAKQKLEMYDQALNHYEEAYTFFKDDPNFLYDFGYFLFEEGRREKAKDIFEQLLRIDPTNEEIAHMMLQFE; the protein is encoded by the coding sequence ATGGGAAAACTAGATGAAATCGTGCAACTTGTTGAACAAGGTGACGTTGAACGTGCGTTAGCGCTTGTGGAGCAAGTGAAACAAAACGGAAGCGATGAAGAGCGATATATGCTAGCGGATCACTTGTTTTCATGGGGGTTTTTAGAAGAAGCAGAAGCGCTCGTTCACCTGCTGCTTGCGCGCTATCCAGATGAACGTGAATTGCAACTTTTTTTAGCAGAAATATATACAGAAATGGATAAAGAGGAAGAAGCGCTTGAGTTGTTGATTGATATAGAAGAAGACGATCCGTATTACGTGCGCGCATGCTTGCTAATGGCGGATCTTTATCAAATGCAAGGATTAGATGAAGTAAGTGAACAAAAACTATTAAAAGCGTACGAAAAAATGCCAAACGAACCACTTGTTCAATTTGCGTTAGCTGAGCTATATTTTACGAGCGGACAATATCAAAAAAGCTTGCCGTATTATGAGCAAGTCATGAAGCAAACAAAAACGATGGCAGGCACAGTGCTTGCTCAACGTATGGCGGAAGCCTATAGTTTGCTAGGTGAATTTGAACAAGCGATGGTTTATTATGAACAAGCATTAAATGAACGTTTCGATGCTCACACGTTATTCCAATACGGATTTACGGCATATCAAGCGGAAGCATATAAAACAGCGATTGCCAAACTAAGTGAGTTAAAGGCGCTTGATCGCGAATACGTGCCGCTTTATTTATTTTTAGCAAAATCGTATGAACAAGAAGGAGATATACAACAAAGTTACGAAATAGCAAAAGAAGGGTTAACCATTGATGAATGGAATAAAGAATTGCTTGTATATGCTGGAAAAATTGCGTTGAAGCTTGGGAAGCGAGAAGAAGCGATCGAGTATATCGAACAAGCGCTTCATATCGATCCGGGCTATTTAGAAGCGTTGTTCATCCAGACAAGCTTGCTGTTTCATGAAGAAAGGTACGAAGATGTCGTTCGTATCATTCAACAAGCGCTCGATCAAGGGGAATACGATCCGCAATTTGAGTGGGAGCTTGCGAAAGCGAAGCAAAAGCTTGAAATGTATGATCAGGCATTAAATCATTATGAAGAGGCATATACTTTTTTTAAAGATGACCCAAACTTTTTATATGATTTTGGCTATTTTTTATTTGAGGAGGGGAGAAGAGAAAAGGCGAAAGACATATTTGAACAACTATTGCGTATTGATCCGACAAACGAAGAGATTGCCCACATGATGTTGCAATTTGAATGA
- the aroA gene encoding 3-phosphoshikimate 1-carboxyvinyltransferase — MNLKTNVHALRGEIAVPGDKSISHRAVMFGALANGTTRVTNFLTGEDCLSTIDCFRKMGVAITQQGNEVIIEGKGIDGLKEPTHILNVGNSGTTTRLLLGILAACPFHACLIGDDSIAKRPMDRVTKPLKQMGAHIDGREQGRYTPLAIRGGQLQPITYHSPVASAQVKSAILLAGLHADGTTTVIEPHQSRDHTERMLRAFGAEVCVDGLSVSITGRQTLRAIDIEVPGDISSAAFFLVAGAIVPNSEITLKHVGINPTRTGIIDVLKNMGADISIENVRHEESEPVADITVRTSTLKATHIGGDIIPRLIDEIPIIALLATQAEGTTVITDASELKVKETDRIATVVSELRKLGAHIEATEDGMIIHGKTPLHANDVLVDSYGDHRIGMMLAIASCITKGHVTLQRPEAIAVSYPTFFDHLRMLQS, encoded by the coding sequence GTGAATTTAAAAACAAATGTCCATGCATTACGAGGAGAAATTGCTGTTCCAGGTGATAAGTCCATTTCTCACCGTGCCGTTATGTTTGGAGCATTGGCGAATGGAACGACACGGGTGACCAACTTTTTAACAGGGGAAGATTGTTTAAGCACCATCGATTGTTTTCGGAAAATGGGTGTAGCCATTACGCAACAAGGAAATGAAGTGATCATTGAAGGAAAAGGAATCGACGGCTTAAAAGAACCTACACATATATTAAACGTCGGCAACTCAGGTACAACTACCCGTTTATTGTTAGGGATTTTAGCTGCTTGTCCGTTTCATGCTTGTTTAATTGGGGATGATTCGATTGCTAAACGGCCGATGGATCGTGTCACAAAACCATTAAAACAAATGGGCGCACACATCGATGGAAGGGAACAAGGACGATATACACCGTTAGCGATACGTGGCGGACAACTCCAGCCCATCACATATCATTCCCCAGTTGCAAGCGCGCAAGTGAAATCGGCCATTTTGCTTGCAGGGTTGCATGCGGACGGAACGACGACAGTAATCGAACCACACCAATCGCGCGATCATACCGAGCGAATGTTGCGGGCATTTGGTGCAGAGGTGTGTGTGGACGGATTGAGCGTCTCTATTACAGGACGGCAAACGCTTCGCGCGATCGATATAGAAGTGCCGGGAGATATTTCTTCAGCAGCTTTCTTTTTAGTCGCTGGTGCGATCGTTCCAAACAGCGAAATTACGCTAAAGCATGTCGGAATAAACCCGACGCGCACAGGGATTATTGATGTATTGAAAAATATGGGAGCAGACATTTCCATTGAAAATGTTCGCCACGAAGAAAGTGAACCGGTAGCTGACATTACTGTTCGCACATCGACGTTAAAGGCAACGCATATTGGTGGTGACATCATTCCTCGATTAATTGATGAAATTCCAATCATTGCTCTTTTGGCGACGCAAGCAGAAGGAACGACAGTCATTACAGATGCGAGCGAGTTGAAAGTGAAAGAGACAGATCGAATTGCGACGGTCGTGTCTGAATTGCGAAAGCTTGGCGCACACATTGAAGCGACAGAAGACGGAATGATTATTCATGGGAAAACGCCGCTACATGCGAACGATGTCCTCGTCGATAGTTATGGCGACCATCGCATCGGCATGATGTTAGCGATCGCATCGTGCATCACAAAAGGACATGTTACTCTTCAACGTCCGGAAGCGATTGCGGTGTCATATCCGACGTTTTTTGACCATCTCCGCATGTTACAAAGCTGA
- a CDS encoding prephenate dehydrogenase — translation MRGNVLIAGLGLIGGSIALAIKRAHPDAVMIGYDVSGESLRLARSLGVIDEAVPSFAHAACEADVIVLAAPVAQTEQLLLELVDLPLRPHVIVTDVGSTKERIVKQAWPLLEQGVTFIGGHPMAGSHKSGVAAARAHLFENAFYILTPTEHVKEENIVRLKRWLEGTKAHFVTLTPKEHDRIAGVISHFPHIIAASLVHQAQQYEREDELVSRLAAGGFRDITRIASSNPEMWRDIFIHNKDELLQLFDRWIEEMKKIRTYVADGDSERIYQYFHDAKQFRDGLPVRTKGAIPSFYDLYVDVPDYPGVISEITGYLAKERISITNIRIIETREDIYGVLRLSFQTDDDRQRAKHCIEANTNYETYVV, via the coding sequence TTGCGAGGAAACGTCTTAATTGCCGGTCTTGGCTTAATTGGAGGTTCGATTGCGCTTGCGATCAAGCGAGCGCATCCGGACGCGGTAATGATTGGATATGATGTATCAGGCGAGTCGTTGCGTTTGGCTCGCTCACTTGGCGTGATTGATGAAGCGGTACCGTCGTTTGCTCATGCTGCTTGTGAGGCGGATGTCATCGTGCTTGCTGCACCTGTTGCCCAAACGGAGCAACTGCTTCTTGAATTAGTCGATCTTCCTTTACGACCACACGTCATTGTAACAGATGTAGGAAGCACGAAGGAGCGCATTGTGAAACAAGCATGGCCGTTATTAGAACAAGGAGTCACGTTTATCGGCGGACATCCGATGGCCGGTTCACATAAAAGTGGAGTTGCGGCTGCGCGTGCCCACTTGTTCGAAAATGCCTTTTACATTTTAACACCGACAGAACATGTAAAAGAAGAAAATATAGTGCGATTAAAGCGATGGCTTGAAGGAACGAAAGCACACTTTGTTACATTAACACCGAAAGAACATGACCGCATTGCTGGCGTCATTAGTCACTTTCCGCACATCATTGCGGCAAGCCTCGTTCACCAAGCGCAACAGTACGAACGGGAAGATGAGCTTGTGAGTCGATTAGCAGCAGGCGGCTTTCGTGATATTACGCGCATAGCTTCTAGCAATCCAGAAATGTGGCGTGATATTTTCATACATAATAAAGACGAATTGTTACAGCTATTTGATCGTTGGATAGAGGAAATGAAAAAAATTCGTACGTACGTTGCTGACGGGGATAGCGAACGAATTTATCAATACTTTCATGACGCGAAACAGTTTCGCGACGGGTTGCCTGTCCGAACGAAAGGAGCGATTCCTTCCTTTTACGATCTATATGTTGATGTGCCAGACTATCCAGGGGTTATTTCTGAAATTACTGGTTATTTGGCAAAAGAGCGTATTAGCATTACGAATATTCGCATCATTGAAACGCGAGAAGATATTTACGGCGTGCTTCGTTTAAGTTTTCAAACAGACGATGATCGGCAACGCGCGAAACATTGCATCGAAGCGAATACGAACTACGAAACGTATGTTGTGTAA